The Clostridium sporogenes genome contains a region encoding:
- the hypB gene encoding hydrogenase nickel incorporation protein HypB, producing MKTYKVLEIKQSVFENNDRQAELLREELKKEGVFLLNLMSSPGSGKTTTLLRTIKALKNEMNIGILEADIDSEVDAHKVSQSGAKVIQLHTGGMCHLDADMTKQGLKGLGTENVDLAILENVGNLVCPAEFDTGASKNAMILSIPEGDDKPLKYPLMFSIVDVLLINKIDAKDYFEFDLEAVKERVKKLNPNIKVIPISAKTGEGIEEWIDWIRKEVKTWKEN from the coding sequence ATGAAGACATATAAAGTTTTAGAAATTAAGCAAAGTGTTTTCGAAAACAATGACCGCCAAGCAGAGTTACTTAGAGAAGAATTGAAAAAAGAAGGTGTCTTTTTATTAAATCTTATGTCATCACCTGGTTCAGGAAAAACAACCACTCTTTTAAGAACAATTAAGGCTTTAAAAAATGAAATGAATATTGGTATTTTGGAAGCAGATATTGATTCAGAGGTAGATGCACATAAAGTTTCACAGTCTGGTGCTAAAGTAATTCAGCTACACACTGGGGGAATGTGTCATCTTGATGCAGATATGACAAAACAAGGCTTAAAAGGTCTTGGTACTGAAAATGTTGATTTAGCAATATTAGAGAATGTTGGTAATTTGGTGTGCCCTGCGGAATTTGATACTGGTGCATCAAAAAATGCTATGATTTTAAGCATACCAGAGGGAGATGATAAGCCTTTAAAATATCCTTTAATGTTTTCAATAGTTGATGTTCTACTTATTAACAAAATAGATGCAAAAGACTATTTTGAATTTGATTTAGAGGCAGTAAAAGAAAGGGTAAAAAAACTAAATCCCAATATTAAGGTTATTCCCATCTCAGCAAAAACTGGAGAGGGAATTGAAGAATGGATTGATTGGATACGTAAAGAAGTAAAGACTTGGAAAGAAAATTAA
- a CDS encoding acyl-CoA dehydrogenase family protein, which translates to MLFKTMEKHEKLRIKIREFAEEEVQPIAFMLDQENKFPLESIHKLADMGMMGIPYPKEYGGAGLDVISYAIAVEELSRVDGGTGVVLSAHTSLGSYPIFAYGTEKQKQKYLVPLAKGEKIGAFGLTEENAGSDAGGTETTAVLEGDYYILNGEKIFITNAGEADIYVIFAVTTPNIGTRGISAFIVEKSFEGFSFGKHYDKMGIRSSATAELILNDVKVPKENLLGKEGDGFKIAMSTLDGGRIGIAAQALGIAQGAYENALEYSKERVQFGKPICHQQIIAFKLADMATKLRAARLLVYSAADMKENHERYSMEAAMAKQYASDVCLEIVNDALQIFGGSGYMKGMEVERAYRDAKICTIYEGTNEIQRVVIAANIIGKMPRTKNTGEVQKNKSATGYRKKMIFKKGTLKERVDALVEALKADGYDFTVGIPIDTPINKAERVVSAGLGIGEKENMKLIEDLAVQAGAAIGSSRPVAETLKYVPLNRYIGMSGQKFTGNLYIACGISGAIQHLKGIKEASTIVAINNNPNAKIFKNSDYGIVGDLVEILPLLTDALDNGEPKKAAPPMKKMKRDVSEKVRPTWKYYVCNGCGYEYDPGVGDLEGDITPGTIFQNIPKDWTCPACGEGKDMFIEA; encoded by the coding sequence ATGTTATTTAAGACTATGGAGAAACATGAAAAGTTGAGGATAAAAATTAGAGAGTTTGCTGAAGAAGAAGTTCAACCTATTGCATTTATGTTGGATCAAGAAAATAAATTCCCTTTAGAATCAATTCATAAATTAGCTGATATGGGTATGATGGGAATACCATATCCTAAAGAATATGGAGGAGCAGGTTTAGATGTAATAAGCTATGCAATTGCCGTTGAGGAATTATCAAGAGTAGATGGCGGTACAGGTGTAGTTCTTTCCGCTCATACATCTTTAGGCTCATATCCAATTTTTGCTTACGGAACAGAGAAGCAAAAGCAAAAATATTTAGTGCCATTGGCAAAAGGAGAGAAGATTGGAGCCTTTGGTCTTACGGAGGAAAATGCAGGTAGTGACGCTGGAGGTACAGAGACTACCGCTGTTTTAGAAGGTGATTATTATATTTTAAATGGAGAAAAGATTTTTATAACCAATGCAGGTGAGGCAGATATTTATGTTATTTTTGCAGTTACTACACCTAATATAGGTACTCGGGGCATTAGTGCCTTCATTGTTGAGAAAAGTTTTGAAGGATTTAGTTTTGGAAAACATTATGATAAGATGGGAATTCGTTCTTCTGCTACTGCAGAGCTAATTTTAAATGACGTTAAAGTTCCTAAGGAAAATCTATTAGGGAAAGAGGGAGATGGTTTTAAAATTGCTATGTCCACTTTGGATGGTGGTCGTATAGGTATTGCAGCTCAAGCCTTAGGTATTGCTCAGGGAGCATACGAAAATGCCCTTGAATATTCAAAAGAAAGAGTTCAATTTGGAAAACCTATTTGTCACCAACAGATTATTGCTTTTAAGTTAGCAGATATGGCTACAAAACTTAGAGCAGCTAGATTGCTTGTTTATAGTGCAGCAGATATGAAAGAAAATCATGAGCGTTATAGTATGGAAGCTGCTATGGCAAAACAATATGCTTCTGATGTTTGCTTAGAGATTGTCAACGATGCTCTTCAAATATTTGGTGGAAGTGGCTATATGAAAGGTATGGAAGTTGAACGTGCCTATAGAGATGCTAAGATTTGTACAATATATGAAGGAACTAATGAAATTCAACGTGTTGTTATAGCTGCCAATATTATAGGTAAAATGCCAAGAACTAAGAATACAGGCGAAGTGCAAAAAAATAAATCTGCTACAGGTTATCGTAAAAAGATGATTTTTAAGAAAGGAACTCTTAAAGAAAGAGTGGATGCACTTGTGGAAGCTCTTAAAGCAGATGGTTATGATTTTACAGTTGGAATTCCTATAGATACTCCTATAAATAAAGCTGAAAGAGTAGTTAGTGCAGGATTAGGTATAGGAGAAAAAGAAAATATGAAACTTATAGAAGATTTAGCAGTTCAAGCTGGCGCAGCTATAGGTTCTTCTCGTCCAGTAGCGGAAACACTTAAATATGTACCATTGAATAGATACATTGGTATGTCTGGGCAAAAATTCACAGGAAATTTATACATTGCTTGTGGTATTTCAGGTGCAATTCAACATTTGAAAGGTATAAAGGAAGCTTCTACAATTGTTGCTATAAATAATAACCCTAATGCTAAAATTTTCAAGAACTCAGACTATGGAATTGTTGGAGATTTGGTGGAAATATTACCATTGCTTACTGATGCTTTAGACAATGGAGAACCCAAGAAGGCAGCACCACCAATGAAAAAGATGAAAAGGGATGTTTCAGAAAAAGTTCGTCCAACTTGGAAATATTACGTATGTAATGGATGCGGTTATGAATATGATCCCGGCGTAGGAGACCTTGAAGGTGACATAACTCCAGGTACAATCTTTCAGAATATACCTAAGGATTGGACTTGTCCTGCTTGTGGAGAAGGAAAAGATATGTTTATAGAAGCTTAA
- a CDS encoding FprA family A-type flavoprotein — MYCVRNITEDLYWVGGNDHRLALFENIHPIENGVSYNSYLLLDEKTVLFDTVDWSICRQFLENIKGVLKDRTLDYMVINHMEPDHAACIEEIILRYPDVKIVCTEKASMFMHQFDFNVQDRVIKVKEGDNMSFGKHNVAFMLAPMVHWPEVMVTYDSTNGVLFSADAFGTFGSLDGKMFNDEVDFDREWIDEARRYYTNIVGKYGVQVQALFKKAKKLDIKIICPLHGPVWRSNLGYFLDKYDKWSRYEPEEKGVMIVYGTMYGNTEAAANNLATKLVKKGITNVVMYDVSKTHVSYLISKTFKYSHIVLACVTYNLNIYPPMLGYIMDMKALNLQKRTFALIENGSWAPQSGKLMRKHLSDMKEMTILDNDISVNSSVKEQDDDSTGEVVDSIIQSMK; from the coding sequence ATGTATTGTGTTAGAAATATAACTGAGGATCTTTATTGGGTTGGTGGCAATGATCATCGGCTTGCTCTATTTGAAAATATTCATCCTATTGAGAATGGTGTTTCCTATAACTCTTATCTACTTTTAGATGAGAAGACAGTATTATTTGATACAGTTGATTGGTCAATTTGTCGCCAATTCCTCGAAAATATTAAGGGGGTTTTAAAAGATAGAACTTTAGATTACATGGTAATAAATCATATGGAACCAGATCATGCAGCTTGCATTGAAGAAATTATTCTTCGTTATCCAGATGTAAAGATTGTGTGTACTGAAAAAGCTTCCATGTTTATGCATCAATTTGATTTTAACGTTCAAGACAGAGTAATAAAGGTTAAAGAAGGAGACAATATGTCATTTGGTAAACATAATGTTGCATTTATGTTAGCTCCAATGGTACATTGGCCAGAAGTTATGGTAACATATGATAGCACTAATGGGGTATTATTTTCTGCCGACGCCTTTGGTACTTTTGGTTCATTAGATGGTAAGATGTTTAACGATGAGGTGGACTTTGATAGAGAGTGGATTGATGAAGCCAGAAGATATTATACAAACATTGTAGGTAAGTATGGTGTTCAAGTTCAAGCGCTTTTTAAGAAAGCTAAAAAACTTGATATTAAGATTATCTGCCCATTACATGGACCAGTATGGCGTAGTAATTTAGGATATTTCTTAGATAAGTATGATAAATGGAGTCGATATGAGCCTGAAGAAAAGGGTGTAATGATTGTTTATGGAACAATGTATGGCAATACAGAAGCAGCTGCCAATAATTTAGCAACAAAGTTAGTTAAAAAAGGAATAACCAATGTGGTTATGTATGATGTTTCCAAAACTCATGTTTCCTATTTGATTTCTAAAACATTTAAATATAGTCATATAGTTCTTGCTTGTGTAACTTACAACTTAAATATATATCCACCAATGTTAGGATATATAATGGATATGAAAGCACTAAATCTTCAAAAACGTACTTTTGCTCTTATAGAAAATGGTTCTTGGGCTCCTCAATCTGGAAAACTAATGCGTAAGCATTTAAGTGATATGAAAGAAATGACTATTTTAGATAATGATATATCAGTGAATTCCAGCGTAAAAGAGCAGGATGATGATTCAACTGGTGAGGTTGTGGATAGTATTATTCAGTCAATGAAATAA
- a CDS encoding MATE family efflux transporter: MKNKISTAEMMEKESISKVLLKLSVPAIIAMLINAIYNIVDTMFVGMLNNTSAIAAVSIVYPLFMFIGAIGVMFGAGGASYLSRLLGEKKKEEADKTLTSTIIIGCIFSLIFTVISIIFLDEFLLMYGATETTMPYAREYGYTIVLGAIFTIGTGIMSNTIRAEGNSKYSMIATCIGGVINIILDPIFMFKFGMGIKGAAVATVISQLVSFIFLLRYYYSKKSYIKLGIKFLKPTFNMFFEILKIGIPIFVTQVLASFALGFMNLGAKPYGDAAVAAMGIVFRVMSIGFYIVFGIGQGFQPVAGYNYGAKNFTRLKEAVKLSIKWSIISGIVISILFIVFAEGCMLIFTRDREVINIGIKAFRAASLLFPLFGYVNTYAVLYQALGKALGAFILSISRQGIFYIPLIFILPKFIGLEGVIFCQTAADGLAFIETFIMAIWLNKNLKKEMVEETNLDSVKEVSSF; encoded by the coding sequence ATGAAAAACAAAATATCTACAGCAGAAATGATGGAGAAAGAGAGTATATCAAAGGTGCTCTTAAAATTATCAGTACCTGCAATAATAGCTATGTTAATTAATGCTATTTACAACATAGTGGATACTATGTTTGTGGGAATGTTAAATAACACTAGTGCTATTGCTGCCGTATCCATAGTATATCCACTATTTATGTTTATTGGAGCTATAGGGGTTATGTTTGGTGCAGGAGGTGCTTCCTATCTATCAAGGTTGTTGGGAGAAAAGAAAAAAGAGGAAGCTGATAAGACTCTAACATCTACTATAATAATTGGATGTATATTCAGCTTAATTTTTACTGTGATTTCTATAATATTTTTAGATGAATTTTTGTTAATGTATGGAGCAACAGAAACAACAATGCCATATGCCAGAGAATATGGATATACAATAGTATTAGGAGCGATTTTTACTATTGGGACAGGAATAATGAGTAATACTATTAGAGCAGAGGGAAATTCAAAATATAGTATGATTGCTACTTGTATAGGAGGAGTTATAAATATAATATTAGATCCTATATTCATGTTTAAATTTGGTATGGGTATAAAAGGTGCCGCAGTTGCTACCGTCATATCACAGTTAGTATCCTTCATTTTTCTTTTGAGATATTATTATTCTAAGAAAAGCTATATAAAATTAGGAATCAAGTTTTTAAAACCAACTTTTAATATGTTTTTTGAAATACTTAAGATAGGTATTCCTATTTTTGTAACTCAAGTATTGGCCAGCTTTGCTTTAGGTTTCATGAATTTAGGAGCAAAACCTTATGGAGATGCAGCTGTAGCTGCTATGGGTATAGTATTTAGAGTTATGTCTATAGGATTTTATATAGTGTTTGGAATTGGCCAAGGATTCCAACCAGTTGCAGGATATAATTATGGGGCTAAAAATTTTACTAGATTAAAAGAAGCTGTAAAGTTATCTATTAAATGGAGTATTATATCTGGTATTGTTATATCTATTTTATTCATAGTTTTTGCAGAAGGATGTATGCTCATATTTACAAGGGATAGAGAAGTTATAAATATAGGAATAAAAGCTTTTAGAGCAGCAAGCTTATTGTTCCCGCTCTTTGGATATGTAAATACTTATGCAGTATTATATCAAGCCTTAGGTAAGGCTTTAGGAGCCTTTATATTATCTATTTCTAGACAAGGGATATTTTATATACCTTTAATATTTATATTACCTAAATTTATAGGATTAGAAGGAGTAATATTCTGTCAAACTGCAGCAGATGGCTTGGCCTTTATAGAAACTTTTATAATGGCAATTTGGTTAAATAAGAACCTAAAAAAGGAAATGGTTGAAGAGACTAATTTAGACTCAGTAAAGGAAGTTTCATCCTTCTAA
- a CDS encoding FAD-dependent oxidoreductase produces MIKEKVLDLANHISNKKRGSKNEIKATDPEYMILEPVVTNEMAEVALCMEIRKKVTAKEIAPLCSKTLEETTKLLLELADAGVCFVNEVNGVDVFWYDTWVPGIMEMMVNNKKNVKKYPQIARAFEAYGRVRGPKTAGSFPVGVGLMRVIPIEHAISGETRRASYEEVSKYLNENEIFSVADCSCRTAREAMGEGCGHLKEDMCIQMGHAAEYYIRTKRGRQITREEAFEIIKRAEENGLMHQIPNLDGSGKTHAICNCCGCSCLSLRTASMFINADMVRSNYVSKVDKEKCVACGECVQNCPVNALQLGQKLCSKTPVTTEIKRTETPRDTDWGPDKWNPDYRINRKNVVDTGTSPCKTQCPAHIAVQGYIKLAAQEKYKEALELIKHENPFPAVCGRICPRKCESACTRGDIDKPVAIDEIKKFIAEQDLNVKYRYVPKRRHEYGKKIAVIGAGPSGLSCAYFLAIDGYKVTVFEKQEVLGGMLTLGIPSFRLEKEVVNAEIDILKELGVEFKTGIEVGKDVTLKELRDKDFKAFYIAIGASMGRKLGIEGEEAESVITGIDFMRDANLGKDLKLEGDVIVIGGGNVAIDVARTATRVGDTQVKMYCLESREEMPALPEEIEEALSEDIQINNSWGPKRIIVENGRATGIEFKKCLSVFNEQRKFNPIYDENDTITVKADTILLSIGQGMDWGELLKDSKVELNRNNTIKADPVTLQTAEEDIFAGGDALTGPRFAIDAIALGKEGAISIHRYVQPGQSLIIGRDRKEYHALDKENLEIEGYDRTPRQNVEHVDGDKSKKTFKDLRGTFTKEQVKKETERCLSCGATVVDEFLCVGCGQCTTKCKFDAISLVRKYDGEGVAYEDLKPVVIKQVLKRKVKITTKKVKRLFK; encoded by the coding sequence ATGATTAAGGAAAAGGTGCTTGATCTCGCAAATCACATAAGTAATAAGAAGCGTGGCTCAAAAAATGAAATTAAAGCCACGGATCCGGAGTATATGATTCTTGAGCCTGTTGTTACAAATGAAATGGCGGAAGTAGCACTTTGTATGGAGATACGTAAAAAAGTTACAGCTAAAGAAATTGCGCCTTTATGCAGTAAAACTCTAGAGGAAACAACAAAACTATTGCTAGAATTAGCAGATGCAGGGGTTTGTTTTGTGAATGAAGTTAATGGCGTAGATGTATTTTGGTATGACACCTGGGTTCCCGGCATTATGGAGATGATGGTTAATAACAAGAAAAATGTTAAAAAGTATCCTCAAATTGCTAGAGCTTTTGAAGCTTATGGAAGAGTAAGAGGACCTAAAACTGCGGGTAGCTTCCCAGTGGGCGTAGGACTTATGCGTGTTATTCCTATAGAACATGCTATTTCAGGGGAAACTAGAAGAGCAAGTTATGAGGAAGTTTCAAAATATCTTAATGAAAATGAGATTTTCTCAGTTGCAGATTGTTCCTGTCGTACAGCAAGAGAAGCTATGGGGGAAGGGTGTGGTCATCTTAAGGAAGACATGTGCATTCAGATGGGCCATGCTGCAGAATATTACATTCGTACAAAAAGAGGTAGACAGATTACCCGTGAGGAAGCTTTTGAAATTATTAAAAGGGCAGAGGAAAATGGTTTAATGCACCAGATACCAAACTTAGATGGATCAGGTAAAACTCACGCTATTTGTAATTGTTGTGGATGCTCCTGTCTTTCTTTAAGAACTGCTAGTATGTTTATTAATGCTGATATGGTACGTTCAAATTATGTTTCTAAAGTTGATAAAGAAAAATGCGTTGCTTGTGGTGAGTGTGTTCAAAATTGCCCTGTTAATGCACTACAACTGGGTCAAAAATTATGTTCTAAAACACCAGTTACTACGGAAATAAAAAGAACTGAGACTCCAAGGGATACAGACTGGGGCCCTGACAAATGGAATCCTGATTATAGGATAAATAGAAAAAATGTGGTTGATACTGGCACGAGTCCTTGTAAAACTCAATGTCCAGCTCATATTGCTGTTCAGGGTTATATTAAACTTGCAGCACAAGAAAAATATAAAGAGGCTCTTGAGCTTATCAAACATGAAAATCCATTTCCAGCAGTATGTGGTCGAATTTGTCCAAGAAAATGTGAATCTGCTTGTACAAGAGGTGATATTGATAAACCAGTTGCTATTGATGAAATCAAAAAATTTATTGCTGAGCAGGATTTAAATGTTAAATACCGTTATGTGCCTAAGCGTAGACATGAATATGGTAAAAAAATTGCTGTTATTGGAGCTGGACCTTCAGGACTTAGCTGTGCTTATTTTTTAGCCATTGATGGGTATAAGGTAACAGTGTTTGAGAAACAAGAAGTTCTTGGTGGTATGTTAACATTAGGAATCCCTTCCTTTAGACTTGAAAAGGAAGTTGTAAATGCAGAAATTGATATATTAAAAGAATTAGGTGTTGAATTTAAAACAGGTATTGAAGTCGGTAAGGATGTGACTCTTAAGGAGTTAAGAGATAAAGATTTCAAAGCTTTCTATATTGCTATTGGTGCCTCTATGGGAAGAAAACTTGGTATAGAGGGTGAAGAGGCGGAAAGTGTTATTACAGGTATTGATTTTATGAGAGATGCAAATTTAGGAAAAGATTTAAAACTTGAAGGTGATGTAATTGTAATAGGTGGAGGTAACGTTGCAATAGACGTTGCAAGAACAGCTACCAGAGTTGGTGATACACAAGTTAAAATGTACTGTTTAGAAAGTCGTGAAGAGATGCCTGCTCTCCCAGAAGAAATTGAAGAAGCACTATCAGAAGATATTCAAATTAATAATTCATGGGGTCCAAAGAGAATTATTGTTGAAAATGGTCGTGCCACAGGTATAGAATTCAAAAAATGCCTTTCTGTATTTAATGAACAAAGAAAATTTAACCCAATATATGATGAAAATGACACTATAACAGTTAAAGCAGATACTATATTGCTTTCAATAGGTCAAGGAATGGATTGGGGTGAACTTTTAAAAGATAGCAAAGTTGAACTTAATAGAAACAACACCATTAAGGCAGATCCAGTTACATTACAGACAGCTGAGGAAGATATTTTTGCTGGTGGTGATGCATTAACAGGTCCTAGATTTGCTATTGATGCTATTGCTTTAGGGAAAGAGGGGGCAATTTCAATTCATCGTTATGTTCAACCAGGACAAAGTTTAATTATAGGTCGTGATAGGAAAGAATACCACGCCTTAGATAAAGAAAATTTAGAAATAGAAGGATATGATCGCACTCCACGACAAAACGTAGAGCATGTAGATGGAGATAAATCCAAAAAAACCTTCAAAGATTTACGTGGAACTTTTACTAAAGAACAGGTAAAAAAAGAAACAGAACGTTGTCTTAGCTGTGGTGCAACGGTTGTAGATGAATTCTTGTGTGTAGGATGTGGTCAATGTACAACTAAATGTAAGTTTGATGCTATTTCTCTTGTAAGAAAATATGATGGTGAAGGGGTAGCTTATGAAGATTTAAAACCAGTAGTAATAAAGCAAGTTCTTAAACGTAAAGTAAAAATCACAACTAAGAAAGTTAAAAGATTATTCAAATAA
- a CDS encoding hydrogenase maturation nickel metallochaperone HypA has protein sequence MHELGVIIEVVKTVEDIAIKNHLTKIDTIVLQIGELSSMIPKYIEECYPAAVDGTIMESTKLKIEILPGNALCKKCNKVYNIMVNKKGCPYCESREWQLLCGKEFLIKEILAY, from the coding sequence TTGCATGAACTTGGAGTTATTATTGAAGTAGTAAAAACTGTAGAAGATATTGCTATAAAAAATCATTTAACAAAAATAGATACCATTGTTTTGCAAATTGGAGAGTTATCTTCTATGATTCCTAAATATATTGAAGAGTGTTATCCTGCGGCTGTAGATGGTACCATAATGGAATCCACAAAGTTGAAAATTGAGATATTGCCGGGAAATGCTTTATGCAAAAAGTGCAATAAAGTTTACAATATTATGGTAAATAAGAAGGGATGCCCTTACTGTGAAAGTAGGGAATGGCAGTTATTATGTGGAAAAGAGTTTTTAATTAAAGAAATATTGGCTTATTAA
- a CDS encoding DUF5692 family protein, translated as MFEFNYAEGATIFTACGIWLIVFLFLFLFNEIARRKKWIGFFSFVILPIILTVTWFTVLKDVTYTDWFHLAKVYSATAGCIGFWFIRHMEKKDKVTGDVVWRLADNKVALCFPPLILAINILEAVGRDFEVGSLYWMMNSGAIEGEIVGVMGGPWNYMNAIAGILNIITITGWFGIKIRKETNKDKSRDMLWPDMLWFWIVAYDVWNFVYTYNCIPTHSWYAGLALLLAPTLCAFTVGKGAWLQHRAQTLAIWCMFAQTFPKFQDTGMFVVKSTYNPTIYTILSAIALGVNIVVFGYMVYKVKKTKRNPYKKELYTDLNKFKEVEIMAQNEISL; from the coding sequence ATGTTTGAGTTTAATTATGCTGAAGGAGCAACTATATTTACTGCATGTGGAATATGGCTCATTGTTTTTTTATTTTTGTTTTTATTTAATGAAATTGCAAGAAGAAAAAAATGGATAGGATTTTTTAGTTTCGTTATTTTGCCTATTATTTTAACAGTTACTTGGTTTACAGTATTAAAGGATGTTACTTATACAGATTGGTTCCATTTAGCAAAAGTTTATTCTGCAACAGCAGGATGTATTGGGTTCTGGTTTATTCGTCATATGGAGAAAAAAGATAAAGTTACAGGTGATGTTGTTTGGAGATTAGCAGATAATAAAGTTGCTTTATGTTTTCCACCATTAATTCTTGCTATTAATATTTTAGAAGCAGTTGGCAGAGATTTTGAAGTAGGTTCTTTATATTGGATGATGAATTCAGGAGCTATAGAAGGTGAAATAGTAGGTGTAATGGGTGGACCATGGAATTATATGAATGCTATTGCAGGTATATTAAATATTATTACAATAACTGGTTGGTTTGGAATAAAAATAAGAAAGGAAACTAATAAGGATAAAAGTAGGGATATGTTATGGCCAGATATGCTCTGGTTTTGGATTGTTGCATATGATGTATGGAATTTTGTATATACCTATAACTGTATACCTACTCATTCTTGGTACGCAGGTTTAGCTTTACTTCTGGCTCCAACCCTTTGTGCCTTTACTGTTGGTAAAGGGGCTTGGCTACAGCATAGGGCTCAAACTTTAGCAATATGGTGCATGTTTGCTCAGACTTTTCCAAAATTTCAGGACACAGGGATGTTTGTAGTTAAATCAACTTACAATCCTACAATTTATACAATTTTAAGTGCCATAGCCCTTGGAGTTAATATAGTTGTATTTGGTTATATGGTATATAAAGTAAAGAAAACTAAGAGAAATCCATATAAGAAAGAACTTTATACTGATCTTAATAAATTTAAGGAAGTTGAAATTATGGCTCAAAATGAAATCTCTTTATAG
- a CDS encoding TetR/AcrR family transcriptional regulator, translated as MNVNEHNRKKQHILEAAIIKFTEKGFEKTSLREIASAAGLTTGAIYHHFKNKDELFYHAVKEAMYFAQKLSEKDENSNLKSTENMLDEISNKVRERMSKINEQRLLVLLIGYVLSKGGTLNESLKQDYNEIISKVADMYFFAFGIENEYYKKSLASILVAALDGVAMQYSLGVLKQEDQKFKDTFVNFFIESIPAFMQKNRP; from the coding sequence ATGAACGTTAATGAACACAATCGGAAAAAACAGCATATTTTAGAGGCTGCAATTATCAAATTTACAGAGAAGGGATTTGAAAAAACAAGTTTGCGTGAAATAGCCTCTGCTGCTGGTCTTACTACTGGTGCTATCTATCATCATTTTAAAAATAAGGACGAGTTATTTTACCATGCAGTAAAAGAAGCTATGTACTTTGCTCAAAAACTATCTGAAAAGGATGAAAATAGTAATCTCAAAAGCACTGAAAATATGTTAGATGAAATTAGTAATAAAGTTAGAGAACGTATGTCAAAAATTAATGAGCAACGCCTTTTAGTTCTATTGATAGGTTATGTATTATCAAAGGGTGGAACTCTTAATGAGAGCCTTAAACAAGATTATAATGAGATCATTAGCAAAGTAGCAGACATGTACTTTTTTGCATTTGGTATTGAAAATGAATACTATAAAAAAAGCCTTGCTTCTATTTTAGTAGCTGCTCTAGATGGTGTTGCAATGCAGTATTCCCTTGGAGTTTTAAAACAAGAAGATCAAAAATTTAAGGATACCTTTGTTAATTTTTTTATAGAAAGTATTCCTGCATTTATGCAGAAAAATAGACCTTAA